In Magnolia sinica isolate HGM2019 chromosome 12, MsV1, whole genome shotgun sequence, a single genomic region encodes these proteins:
- the LOC131221836 gene encoding putative disease resistance protein At4g19050 — protein sequence MAEIDVSAVQKEGDGATFEGWLDNFSPDVERAGKELLQCLRNPQIRAICVRGYEGYGSWRIVEYAARKLKGSDLFDVQIIVKLPKEDWSPRNVQREIANRLGIKEGDDEDGDVKNDVQREVSFEIDESLKGKRFLLILGDATRRIYLDDVGVANIRNTKVVYASSERLESEEIIEFQDFSIDVLREEAVAVTSSPTIAACFTPHVVLDCFFYLLLFSVSFERSFEMVLPTRYWIAEGIMVFREGIEEEEDLIILEKKVYALLIELKARSMVEQVDADVRVPPRLAEKAIDMVMSSNRIASTHGKFWIHYSSLPTENIGEWEDIQRMAIWNLQPSDDLPLTLKFPKLSTLLLEGGRTRTLPNNFVFEQMQGLRVLILSFFKIRFLPLSISSLHNFRFLSIYRCELLEPESLLSSLQALDKLEFLQFERTPLKSIPDECLQHKNNLRSLHLSNTETRSLPSSFPQLHNLQQLSITTSSSLTEIPDAFFERLPRLRVLNLAHDDNLKSLPPSLSKLVNLRQLILTGCSSLKSKLLPHLRKLYAALEVLDISSCNSIEDIEEVSSSLGAVLPNLQKLDLSRIKVIKQVILKGCRSLESLRLSDLTRLDVLDLSGTQLQQLPDGISTASHLTRLDMLHMNHIRKINWDDLPTELEELNFGDRGTFNSPKDDENPSDEGGTRMRICNYKLLRSLKPSSEVLRAKCFSRFHIRISPYQEEEEEGRRRGKGIHLQGRKSIYEGINLKTQKCNLPLPSSHFDRHLEIQGSKRCTNAIQGVLRRTELLTLWDNGFIRDLGDVEMHEVRECLVKSCEQMEIFFGGKNQCFECLEKIWMSDLASMRRVCDGMGRIISFPLLKHIYLEHCPRLVNFVSSGVSLLSLEKLEIRFCNRLESLFQGDVVVDGSLERLHTVHLWELPKLDRICSGRYLSALKKLIVRGCGKLKELPLRAGPYNAIRGGGGVQVGGEMAWWENLRWEDESIKDDIHFIEWRPRTRR from the coding sequence ATGGCTGAAATAGATGTCTCTGCTGTCCAAAAAGAAGGAGACGGGGCGACATTCGAGGGATGGCTAGACAACTTCTCCCCCGACGTAGAACGTGCCGGGAAAGAGCTCTTGCAATGCTTGAGGAATCCGCAGATCAGAGCCATTTGTGTCAGGGGGTATGAAGGTTATGGAAGTTGGAGGATCGTGGAGTATGCAGCTCGAAAGTTGAAGGGATCTGATCTCTTCGATGTGCAGATAATTGTAAAGCTACCAAAAGAGGATTGGAGTCCTCGAAATGTGCAAAGGGAAATTGCAAACCGCTTGGGGATAAAGGAGGGTGACGATGAAGACGGTGATGTTAAAAATGATGTACAGAGGGAAGTCTCGTTTGAAATCGATGAATCGCTCAAGGGAAAGAGGTTCTTGTTAATACTAGGAGATGCGACTCGACGCATTTATTTAGACGATGTGGGTGTTGCAAATATTAGAAATACAAAGGTTGTATACGCTAGCTCCGAAAGGTTGGAATCAGAGGAGATCATTGAATTTCAAGACTTTTCCATAGATGTGTTACGAGAGGAGGCTGTTGCTGTCACTTCTTCTCCCACCATCGCTGCCTGTTTCACTCCCCATGTTGTCCTTGACTGCTTCTTCTACCTCCTGTTATTTTCAGTAAGTTTCGAAAGGAGTTTTGAAATGGTATTGCCGACAAGGTATTGGATTGCAGAGGGAATTATGGTTTTCAGAGAGggaattgaagaagaagaggatttgaTCATATTGGAAAAGAAGGTATATGCTCTGCTTATAGAGCTCAAGGCTCGTTCCATGGTAGAGCAAGTGGATGCTGATGTGAGGGTGCCCCCACGTTTAGCTGAAAAAGCTATAGATATGGTCATGTCGAGTAACAGAATAGCTTCAACTCATGGCAAATTCTGGATCCATTATTCTTCCCTTCCGACAGAGAACATTGGCGAGTGGGAAGACATTCAGAGGATGGCGATATGGAATCTACAACCTAGTGATGACCTCCCTCTTACTCTTAAATTCCCCAAACTCTCCACTCTACTGCTCGAAGGTGGTCGTACTCGTACCCTTCCAAACAACTTCGTCTTCGAGCAAATGCAAGGCCTTCGGGTCCTCATCCTCTCTTTCTTtaaaatcagatttctgcccctCTCCATCTCCTCCTTGCACAATTTCAGATTCTTGTCTATTTATAGATGTGAACTTTTAGAGCCTGAGTCTCTCCTCTCTTCCTTGCAAGCTTTGGACAAACTCGAGTTCCTTCAATTTGAACGTACTCCTCTGAAATCGATACCAGATGAGTGCCTTCAGCACAAGAACAACCTTcgatctctccatctctctaaCACAGAGACCAgatctcttccttcctcttttccacAGCTGCACAACCTCCAACAACTCTCAATAACAACTTCCTCATCTCTAACGGAAATTCCAGACGCTTTCTTTGAGCGTTTGCCACGGCTTCGGGTTCTCAACTTAGCTCATGATGACAATctaaaatctctaccaccttCTCTCTCCAAACTGGTCAATCTTAGGCAACTCATATTAACAGGATGTTCTTCATTGAAGAGTAAGTTGCTGCCTCATTTGCGAAAGCTCTATGCAGCACTTGAGGTGCTTGACATAAGCTCTTGTAACTCCATCGAAGACATAGAAGAGGTTTCTTCTTCTCTTGGGGCTGTTTTGCCAAACCTCCAAAAGCTTGATCTGTCTAGAATTAAGGTCATTAAGCAAGTCATCCTAAAAGGTTGCAGAAGCTTAGAATCCTTACGCTTGTCTGATCTTACAAGACTTGATGTGCTTGATCTTTCAGGCACTCAACTCCAACAGTTGCCTGACGGTATCAGCACAGCATCTCATCTAACGCGGCTGGACATGCTCCACATGAACCACATTCGCAAGATCAACTGGGATGACTTGCCTACTGAGCTGGAAGAGCTCAACTTTGGCGACCGTGGAACCTTTAATTCACCAAAGGATGATGAAAATCCTAGTGATGAAGGTGGGACACGCATGAGGATATGTAATTACAAGCTTTTACGGTCCTTAAAACCATCCTCAGAAGTATTGAGAGCAAAATGCTTCTCTCGATTCCATATCCGCATCTCTCCttaccaagaagaagaagaagaaggacgaAGAAGAGGTAAAGGTATCCATCTCCAGGGAAGGAAGTCCATATACGAGGGCATCAATTTGAAGACCCAAAAATGTAATTTACCTCTTCCTTCAAGTCATTTCGACAGGCATCTGGAGATACAAGGAAGTAAGAGATGCACAAATGCTATTCAAGGGGTTCTCAGGCGTACAGAATTACTCACTTTGTGGGACAATGGCTTCATCCGAGATCTTGGGGATGTTGAAATGCATGAAGTGAGAGAATGTCTGGTCAAGAGCTGCGAGCAGATGGAGATATTCTTTGGTGGAAAGAATCAATGTTTCGAATGCTTGGAGAAAATATGGATGTCTGATCTTGCAAGCATGAGGAGAGTGTGTGATGGCATGGGTAGGATCATAAGCTTCCCACTCCTAAAGCACATATATCTGGAGCACTGTCCGAGACTTGTCAATTTCGTCTCCTCAGGTGTAAGCTTGTTGAGCTTGGAAAAGCTCGAGATCAGATTCTGCAATAGACTAGAGTCACTGTTTCAAGGGGATGTGGTGGTGGACGGCTCTCTGGAACGGCTGCACACAGTGCATCTGTGGGAGCTACCGAAGCTGGATAGAATTTGCAGCGGCAGGTATTTGTCGGCATTGAAGAAGCTAATAGTGAGGGGATGTGGGAAGCTGAAGGAGCTTCCGCTTCGAGCCGGCCCCTACAATGCTATAAGGGGTGGTGGTGGTGTTCAGGTGGGAGGTGAAATGGCATGGTGGGAGAATCTCAGGTGGGAagatgagagtatcaaagacgaCATCCACTTCATAGAGTGGCGTCCTCGTACAAGGCGCTGA
- the LOC131221837 gene encoding large ribosomal subunit protein eL31-like produces MVEKTAKGRKEEVVTREYTINLHRRLHGCTFKKMAPKAIKEIRKFAQKAMGTIDVRVDVKLNKHIRSRGIRGVPRRVRVRVARKRNEEEDAKEELYSLVIVAEVPPQGFKGLGTKVIEEGD; encoded by the exons ATGGTGGAGAAGACGGCCAAAGGGAGAAAGGAGGAGGTAGTGACAAGAGAATACACTATCAATCTCCACAGGCGTCTCCATGGATGCACCTTCAAGAAGATGGCTCCCAAAGCCATAAAAGAGATACGGAAATTTGCACAAAAGGCGATGGGGACAATCGATGTTAGGGTCGACGTGAAGCTAAACAAGCACATACGGAGCAGGGGTATCCGGGGTGTGCCTAGACGTGTCCGCGTGCGCGTTGCTCGCAAGAGGAATGAAGAGGAAGATGCTAAGGAGGAGCTTTATTCGTTGGTCATTGTAGCAGAGGTCCCACCTCAAGGGTTCAAGGGATTGGGAACCAAG GTCATCGAAGAAGGAGATTAG